A part of Pirellulaceae bacterium genomic DNA contains:
- a CDS encoding NAD-dependent epimerase/dehydratase family protein gives MNNKVILVAGGGGFIGGHLVASLRQRPHVEVRSVDIKPLEEWYQVFPDVENIAADLRNKSDCERACAGVSDVYNLAADMGGMGFIENNKALCMLSVLINTHLLQAATAAGAKRFFYASSACVYNADKQVQYDLAPLKEGDAYPAMPEDGYGWEKLFSERMCRHFQEDFGIQTWVARFHNVYGAHGTWDGGREKAPAAICRKVIEAVANGRHEIKIWGDGRQTRSFTYIDDCIHGIDLLMGSDFHEPLNLGSSEMVSINQLVDIVEGFFGIRLKRHYQLDAPKGVNGRNSDNTLIKSLFDWEPSTSLVHGMRRTCAWIRDEYIARLMKSGSAAQEIDRLRQADLIAAS, from the coding sequence ATGAATAATAAAGTCATCTTGGTAGCCGGTGGAGGCGGTTTTATTGGAGGCCACTTGGTAGCCAGTCTACGACAGCGGCCCCATGTCGAGGTCCGCTCTGTGGACATCAAACCACTGGAGGAGTGGTATCAGGTGTTTCCAGATGTGGAAAACATCGCGGCTGATTTGCGAAACAAGTCCGATTGTGAGCGAGCTTGCGCAGGCGTGTCAGACGTCTACAACCTTGCCGCTGACATGGGGGGCATGGGGTTTATTGAGAATAACAAAGCCTTGTGCATGTTGTCGGTGTTGATTAACACGCATTTGTTGCAGGCCGCTACTGCAGCCGGTGCCAAAAGATTCTTCTATGCCAGCTCTGCCTGTGTGTACAACGCCGACAAGCAGGTGCAATACGATTTAGCACCATTGAAAGAAGGAGATGCCTATCCCGCGATGCCGGAAGATGGCTATGGTTGGGAAAAGCTATTTTCAGAACGAATGTGCCGACATTTTCAAGAGGACTTTGGCATCCAGACTTGGGTTGCCCGATTTCATAATGTCTATGGAGCCCACGGAACCTGGGACGGTGGACGCGAGAAAGCTCCAGCTGCTATCTGCCGAAAAGTCATCGAAGCAGTCGCCAATGGTCGGCATGAAATCAAGATTTGGGGCGATGGCCGACAAACACGCAGTTTTACCTACATTGACGACTGCATTCACGGAATCGACCTACTCATGGGGAGCGATTTCCACGAGCCGCTCAATCTAGGCTCAAGCGAAATGGTTTCCATCAATCAACTAGTCGATATCGTCGAGGGGTTCTTTGGTATCCGACTGAAACGCCACTATCAGCTCGATGCCCCTAAAGGTGTCAATGGGCGCAACAGCGACAACACGCTGATCAAGTCGCTGTTTGACTGGGAGCCGAGTACCAGCTTGGTACATGGTATGCGGCGAACATGTGCTTGGATTCGAGATGAATATATCGCTCGCTTAATGAAATCCGGAAGTGCTGCACAGGAAATCGACCGATTGCGTCAGGCGGACTTAATCGCTGCCAGCTAG
- a CDS encoding WecB/TagA/CpsF family glycosyltransferase: MSATNYLELTQTILQAAALHQSAIVSCHAVHAIVTASDAPELCHKVNSFEAVTPDGQPVRWALRWLHGIKLKDRVYGPELTLRVCEAAAKEKVGVYLYGGTPDVLERLNRELLRRFPDLVLAGEAPPFRPLTAAEDQAVIERIAASGAGIVLIGLGCPKQDEFAFAHRHQIDAVQICVGAAFNFHAGVQPMAPSWMQRNGLEWLFRLYQEPQRLWRRYLHTNSRFLYLLLLQMLRTRGAAD, from the coding sequence GTGAGTGCTACCAACTACCTTGAACTAACCCAGACGATTCTACAAGCGGCTGCACTGCATCAGTCGGCGATTGTCAGTTGTCATGCCGTTCATGCAATTGTGACGGCCTCAGATGCTCCTGAGCTTTGCCACAAAGTGAACTCATTCGAGGCTGTTACCCCAGACGGCCAACCAGTTCGCTGGGCTTTGCGTTGGTTGCACGGCATAAAACTTAAGGATCGAGTTTACGGACCTGAATTGACCCTCCGAGTTTGTGAAGCGGCAGCCAAAGAAAAGGTAGGTGTCTACCTGTACGGTGGCACCCCTGACGTCCTCGAAAGACTGAATCGTGAATTGTTACGAAGATTTCCCGATCTTGTGCTGGCTGGCGAAGCTCCGCCATTTCGACCGTTAACGGCAGCGGAGGACCAAGCTGTCATAGAGCGCATTGCTGCCAGCGGTGCCGGAATCGTGTTGATTGGTTTAGGCTGTCCGAAGCAAGATGAATTTGCGTTTGCACATCGCCACCAGATCGACGCTGTTCAAATTTGCGTTGGTGCGGCCTTTAATTTTCACGCCGGGGTACAGCCCATGGCCCCCTCGTGGATGCAGCGGAATGGCTTGGAATGGTTGTTTCGATTGTATCAAGAGCCGCAACGACTTTGGCGGCGTTACCTGCACACGAACAGTAGATTTTTGTATCTCTTGTTGTTGCAAATGCTGCGAACGCGGGGAGCAGCTGATTAG